A DNA window from Mus caroli chromosome 8, CAROLI_EIJ_v1.1, whole genome shotgun sequence contains the following coding sequences:
- the LOC110300223 gene encoding disintegrin and metalloproteinase domain-containing protein 26A-like → MTGAKALVHKRNMFLKFCMWTMFFLCAWSPIGHAKYSSLPEVVIPLRVTVTRGNNISPGWLSYSLNIGGQRHIITMKPKKNLISRNFLLFTYSDQGDLLVEQPFVQNDCYYYGYVDEDPESLVIVNTCFGSLQGTLEINGTIYEIMPKSSTSTFEHLAYKMDNGESEPSPMRCGLSEEEIARQMKLQESNASTLLQIPYENWWTHHRFIDYFVVVDHNRYVYRNNNTTTCIQEMLQVVNILNGFYLQIETDVVLTKLEVWSQNNLINVEEEMPQVLVTFCKWKTKTIDNHVKYDIIHLFVRHDYVKLLGYAYIGTVCKTRNCAVNSFLTDLLSYLAFIVAHEMGHNLGMEHDGSACTCGLSSCIMAPYASNSPKFSNCSYQEMFSVVNKRSCLYDIPDALETTNLVPTMCGNNLVEEGEECDCGNSESCLQDPCCSSDCVLKPGAKCAFGLCCKDCQFLQTGTVCRQEKNECDLPEWCNGTSGECPGDVYKADGIRCSRGGYCYQKECQRHDRQCREIFGKRSRSADEICYMEMNRRGDRFGNCGNDSSVYRRCELADVLCGRIQCENVIQLPQRRNHETVHYTHFSNNTCWTMDYHFGITIDDVGVVSDGTACAPDHICVDRKCVSKSFLVSNCTPQLCHMQGVCNNKNHCHCTNTWEPPYCQLRGYGGSLDSGPPPVPLSPSNWSMYFLAFIIMYVLGFIALYGIRELILKEM, encoded by the coding sequence ATGACTGGGGCTAAGGCCCTGGTCCATAAAAGGAACATGTTCCTTAAGTTCTGCATGTGGACGATGTTCTTCCTCTGTGCATGGTCACCAATTGGACATGCTAAGTACAGTAGCCTTCCAGAAGTAGTGATACCCTTGAGGGTCACTGTCACTAGAGGAAATAATATTTCACCAGGTTGGCTGTCCTATAGCCTGAACATTGGTGGGCAGAGGCACATAATCACtatgaaacccaagaaaaacTTGATATCCAGAAACTTCTTATTATTCACTTATAGTGATCAAGGTGATCTCCTTGTAGAACAGCCTTTTGTGCAGAATGACTGCTACTACTATGGCTATGTAGATGAAGACCCAGAGTCCCTGGTCATTGTCAACACCTGTTTTGGAAGTTTGCAAGGCACACTAGAAATAAATGGCACAATTTATGAAATCATGCCCAAGAGCTCAACGTCAACATTTGAACATCTGGCTTACAAAATGGACAATGGGGAATCAGAACCATCTCCCATGAGATGTGGGTTATCAGAAGAGGAAATAGCACGACAAATGAAGCTTCAAGAAAGCAATGCCTCCACTCTTTTGCAAATCCCCTATGAGAATTGGTGGACCCATCACAggtttattgattattttgtagTAGTAGATCATAATCGATATGTTTATAGAAATAACAATACCACGACTTGTATTCAAGAAATGTTGCAAGTAGTCAATATATTAAATGGTTTTTATCTTCAAATAGAGACTGATGTGGTTTTAACCAAACTTGAAGTGTGGAGTCAAAATAATCTTATCAATGTAGAAGAAGAAATGCCACAGGTCCTAGTTACATTCTGTAAATGGAAGACGAAAACGATTGACAATCATGTTAAATATGATATCATACACCTTTTTGTCAGACATGATTATGTTAAACTTTTAGGGTACGCTTATATAGGTACAGTTTGTAAAACTCGTAACTGTGCAGTTAACAGTTTTCTTACTGATTTGTTATCATATCTGGCATTCATCGTAGCACATGAGATGGGTCATAACTTGGGCATGGAGCATGATGGAAGTGCATGTACATGTGGGTTAAGTAGCTGCATAATGGCCCCATATGCATCGAATTCTCCAAAATTCAGTAACTGTAGTTATCAAGAAATGTTTTCAGTTGTTAACAAAAGAAGTTGCTTGTATGATATTCCAGATGCACTAGAAACAACAAATCTGGTGCCGACCATGTGTGGCAATAACTTGGTTGAAGAAGGAGAGGAGTGTGATTGTGGGAACTCTGAATCCTGTTTACAAGATCCTTGCTGTAGCAGCGACTGTGTTCTCAAACCTGGTGCTAAATGTGCTTTTGGACTTTGTTGCAAAGATTGCCAGTTCCTTCAAACAGGCACTGTGTGTAGACAAGAGAAAAATGAGTGTGACCTTCCAGAGTGGTGCAATGGAACTTCAGGTGAGTGTCCAGGAGATGTGTATAAAGCAGACGGAATCCGTTGCAGCCGTGGTGGTTATTGCTATCAAAAGGAATGTCAACGACATGATAGGCAGTGTCGGGAGATTTTTGGCAAGAGAAGTAGAAGTGCAGATGAAATTTGCTACATGGAAATGAACAGACGGGGTGACCGCTTTGGGAACTGTGGCAATGATAGCTCTGTGTATAGAAGATGTGAGCTAGCTGATGTACTCTGTGGGCGAATTCAGTGTGAGAATGTGATACAACTTCCCCAAAGGAGAAACCATGAGACAGTGCATTATACTCACTTCAGTAATAATACATGCTGGACTATGGACTATCATTTTGGGATCACCATAGATGATGTTGGAGTAGTGAGCGATGGCACAGCTTGTGCTCCAGACCATATATGTGTTGACAGAAAGTGTGTCAGCAAGTCTTTTCTGGTAAGTAACTGTACACCACAGTTATGCCATATGCAAGGAGTCTGCAACAATAAAAACCACTGCCATTGTACTAACACATGGGAACCACCATACTGTCAACTACGTGGCTATGGAGGTAGTTTAGACAGTGGACCACCTCCAGTGCCTTTATCTCCTTCCAATTGGAGTATGTACTTCCTAGcttttataattatgtatgtgcTTGGCTTTATTGCTTTGTATGGCATTCGTGAATTAA